A genomic region of Methanothermobacter sp. CaT2 contains the following coding sequences:
- a CDS encoding phosphomannomutase, producing the protein MARYVQDIRGSVNRDIDCSFALNLGMLIGDYVSCRRVLIGRDAHTPSQMIKRAIGTGLMAAGVDVIDFGVSTVPVIHHHMERFDSHLMINVSRSPLRADEINIKLLSNHEIPLEQRPTVYADWNQLGKLRYVNNYLDSYIKSILEFISPSVENREFMVVLGYDEGSPWNIEADILNQLNCQTINITFRGSLFGKNFPLANASSISMIADVVKATGADMGVILDNDRDTIFFIDERGELIRDQTILSIFADHYLKSSDGPIVSSVVASKSLENVTGGRLIRTSVNDVLNRVYTENAVFGGDEPGMYIFPEFQNCYDATFALLKMLEIMAERNMTLHNLASGMERYSRVEFSMECPNEFKDSLIEGLAEHFSGRKIELIDGIRVEESSGVVLIRPSRFEPLIRVYIESESSEETQKKSRHIMNLIKSKMSDLYGE; encoded by the coding sequence ATGGCGAGGTACGTCCAGGATATAAGGGGGTCTGTTAACCGGGACATAGACTGCTCGTTTGCCCTCAACCTTGGGATGTTGATAGGTGACTACGTAAGCTGCAGGCGTGTCCTGATAGGTAGAGATGCACATACACCATCTCAGATGATAAAGAGGGCCATAGGAACAGGATTGATGGCTGCTGGAGTTGATGTTATTGATTTTGGTGTTTCCACGGTCCCTGTTATACATCACCACATGGAGCGGTTTGACAGTCATCTGATGATAAATGTCTCCCGATCCCCACTGAGAGCAGATGAAATAAACATAAAACTCCTCAGCAACCATGAAATTCCGCTTGAACAACGCCCCACAGTTTATGCAGACTGGAATCAGCTTGGAAAGCTTCGATATGTCAATAACTACCTTGACTCCTATATCAAATCCATACTTGAATTCATATCACCCTCTGTAGAAAACCGTGAATTTATGGTGGTCCTGGGTTACGATGAGGGGTCCCCATGGAACATTGAGGCAGATATACTCAACCAGCTCAACTGTCAGACCATAAACATAACATTCAGAGGGTCGCTATTTGGTAAAAACTTTCCCCTTGCGAATGCCTCCAGCATATCCATGATAGCAGATGTTGTGAAGGCAACCGGCGCAGATATGGGGGTTATACTGGATAACGATAGGGACACCATCTTCTTCATAGATGAGAGGGGTGAACTCATAAGGGACCAGACCATACTATCGATTTTCGCAGACCATTACCTGAAATCCTCTGATGGTCCCATTGTGTCCTCGGTGGTTGCATCAAAGTCGCTGGAGAATGTCACCGGAGGACGTCTTATAAGGACATCAGTAAATGATGTCCTCAACAGGGTTTACACAGAGAATGCTGTTTTTGGTGGTGATGAACCTGGAATGTACATATTTCCTGAATTCCAGAACTGCTATGATGCCACCTTCGCACTCCTGAAGATGCTGGAGATAATGGCAGAGAGGAACATGACACTCCACAACCTTGCATCCGGAATGGAGAGGTACAGCAGGGTTGAATTCAGCATGGAGTGTCCCAATGAATTCAAGGACAGTTTAATTGAAGGGCTTGCTGAACACTTCAGTGGCAGAAAAATTGAACTTATAGATGGTATAAGGGTTGAAGAATCATCAGGAGTCGTCCTCATAAGGCCATCCAGATTTGAACCGCTTATAAGGGTCTATATTGAATCAGAATCCTCTGAGGAAACCCAGAAGAAATCACGCCATATAATGAACCTTATAAAAAGTAAAATGAGTGATCTTTATGGTGAGTGA
- the otsB gene encoding trehalose-phosphatase: MPEYLFDFLHELEYLKNPGRTAIITDIDGTISEIAPTPSEARVDEEMRDVLRKISERYSVLAFISGRPVHEALRMVGVPEAIYVGNHGLEYIVNGRYERFREVEEYIPLIKKCALELKEKSPDENIIFEDKGICYSIHYRQCTDPELTEKRIMDTLREMPESRGIRVDHGRMLVELKPPVAYNKGLIVRKIIEESDVSSAVYLGDDVTDADAFRELRKLESEIGLKAASVIVLSKEIPDEIKDSASFYVSGVPEVLKFLKWLLK, from the coding sequence ATGCCTGAGTATTTATTTGATTTTCTTCATGAACTCGAATACCTGAAGAATCCCGGCAGGACAGCTATAATCACTGATATCGACGGTACAATAAGTGAAATAGCACCAACACCCTCTGAAGCCCGCGTAGATGAAGAGATGAGGGATGTTCTCAGGAAAATCTCAGAACGCTACAGTGTACTTGCCTTTATAAGTGGAAGGCCCGTGCATGAGGCACTCAGGATGGTAGGTGTTCCAGAGGCAATATATGTTGGAAACCATGGCCTTGAGTACATTGTAAATGGGAGGTATGAGCGCTTCAGAGAGGTTGAGGAGTACATTCCCCTCATCAAAAAATGTGCCCTTGAACTCAAGGAGAAATCCCCCGATGAGAATATCATATTCGAGGATAAGGGTATCTGCTATTCCATACATTACAGGCAGTGCACTGACCCGGAACTGACAGAGAAAAGGATAATGGATACTCTAAGAGAGATGCCTGAATCCAGAGGAATACGTGTGGATCACGGGAGAATGCTTGTTGAGCTCAAACCCCCAGTGGCGTACAACAAGGGCCTCATAGTACGGAAAATCATAGAGGAATCAGACGTATCATCTGCAGTGTACCTTGGAGACGACGTCACCGATGCCGATGCCTTCAGGGAACTCAGAAAACTAGAATCTGAAATAGGACTCAAAGCTGCATCAGTGATTGTGCTCTCAAAGGAGATACCCGATGAAATAAAGGATTCGGCCTCCTTTTATGTGTCAGGGGTTCCCGAGGTCCTCAAATTTCTTAAATGGCTCTTAAAATAG
- a CDS encoding trehalose-6-phosphate synthase, whose product MSELQERSMKFLEDKNPVIVSNRGPVEFFRKDGKIVMKRGAGGLVSTLLPVVERFSGVWVSSAMTPEDAEVAAGYPENRVPLPEDDPRFTVSFVIVDRERYESYYSVISNPLLWFVQHYMWNTPYSPEIDDKIYLAWDEGYVHVNRKFAERVVSEIERNEKNPLIMLQDYHLYLCPGFIKKKVGDVFLSQFIHIPWPQRDYFRIIPEKMRESIINGLLSNTVLGFHIERYCSNFMECCGDLGYDVDAENGVVLNGDEKTFVRNYPISVDPDSIRRTATSDAFREKEDFVRKLKGDMFLIYRTDRTDLSKNIIRGFRAYELFLREHPEFHGKVKFLATGKPTRQQIKEYRDYTDAVKSTVDEINRRYGNSSWKPIEYIHRADYELVAAAFKNYDCLIVNPIADGMNIVPKEAALMNEKSGAVILSEHAGCYEELAEYVIGVNPFDIKETADAIYRSITINSDERKRLSDGLKSKVSERTIYHWINEQFDDFERLMK is encoded by the coding sequence GTGAGTGAACTTCAGGAACGCAGCATGAAGTTTCTTGAAGATAAGAACCCTGTTATCGTATCCAACAGGGGTCCAGTGGAATTTTTCAGAAAAGATGGAAAAATTGTTATGAAGAGAGGTGCGGGGGGTCTTGTTTCAACCCTGCTGCCTGTGGTTGAAAGGTTCAGCGGTGTCTGGGTCTCCAGCGCCATGACCCCTGAGGACGCTGAGGTGGCAGCAGGTTACCCTGAAAACAGGGTTCCCCTCCCTGAGGATGATCCAAGGTTCACGGTTTCCTTTGTTATAGTGGACCGTGAAAGGTATGAATCATACTACAGTGTTATAAGCAACCCGCTTCTCTGGTTCGTCCAGCACTACATGTGGAACACTCCCTACTCCCCTGAAATCGATGATAAAATCTATCTTGCCTGGGATGAGGGTTATGTCCATGTTAACAGAAAATTTGCAGAGAGAGTTGTATCTGAAATTGAAAGAAATGAAAAGAATCCTCTGATTATGTTACAGGATTATCACCTCTATTTATGTCCTGGTTTCATAAAGAAGAAGGTTGGTGATGTCTTCCTGAGTCAGTTCATACATATCCCCTGGCCACAGAGGGATTATTTCAGAATAATCCCTGAAAAGATGAGGGAGAGTATAATAAATGGGCTTCTTTCAAATACTGTTCTTGGATTCCATATAGAGAGATACTGTTCCAACTTCATGGAATGCTGCGGGGACCTTGGCTACGATGTGGATGCTGAGAATGGAGTGGTGCTGAATGGGGATGAAAAAACATTTGTAAGGAATTATCCCATATCCGTTGATCCGGATAGTATAAGAAGAACAGCCACTTCAGATGCTTTCAGGGAGAAGGAGGATTTTGTCAGGAAGTTGAAGGGTGACATGTTTCTCATCTACCGTACAGACAGGACGGATCTCAGCAAGAACATAATACGTGGCTTCAGGGCCTATGAACTGTTTTTGAGGGAGCATCCTGAGTTTCATGGTAAGGTAAAGTTCCTTGCCACGGGTAAACCAACAAGGCAGCAGATAAAGGAGTACAGGGATTATACAGATGCTGTGAAGAGCACCGTGGATGAAATCAACAGGAGGTACGGTAACTCCAGCTGGAAGCCAATTGAGTACATCCACCGCGCCGATTACGAGCTTGTGGCTGCTGCATTCAAAAACTATGACTGCCTCATTGTGAACCCCATTGCCGATGGTATGAACATCGTCCCCAAGGAGGCTGCGCTGATGAACGAAAAATCAGGGGCAGTCATACTTTCAGAGCACGCAGGCTGCTACGAGGAACTTGCCGAGTACGTCATAGGTGTGAACCCATTTGATATAAAGGAAACTGCAGATGCCATCTACAGGTCCATAACAATTAACTCTGATGAAAGAAAGAGGCTTTCGGATGGCCTTAAATCCAAGGTCAGTGAAAGAACAATATATCACTGGATCAATGAACAGTTCGATGACTTTGAGAGACTGATGAAATAG
- a CDS encoding NDP-sugar synthase gives MTSVVVMAGGKGTRIRPLTFSRPKPLVPVANRPILDYIIQRVIDSGYSKIIMTLGYLEDQISSYVSSRYPDLDFRFSSEKKPLGTAGGVRAAASDMDETFIVLSGDVLFDLDLQQMVSFHRKKNALVTVALTPVDDPSHYGIAVLDDDGRITRFHEKPSPEEVFSKIANAGIYVMEPEIFDYIPEGNSDFSADIFPVLIEENRGVYGFVFSGYWNDAGKPDTFLKANHDTLNGQITPQPEGKLLNEVPGRFGDIWVGQDVVIGEGVRIAGPVVIGDGAEIDDGAFVGRETVIGPGVYVGSDSFVRGSVIFDGSRIEEGSQLVNCVIDEFCDIRENCIVERCAIIGRGALLEPSTIIRSHCSVSNNLRILSGSLLDSDYPIVAEQ, from the coding sequence ATGACATCTGTGGTTGTCATGGCGGGGGGTAAGGGTACAAGGATAAGACCTTTAACATTTTCAAGACCCAAACCACTTGTACCTGTTGCAAATAGACCCATACTGGATTATATAATTCAGAGGGTCATTGATTCTGGTTACAGTAAGATTATAATGACGCTGGGGTATCTCGAGGACCAGATAAGTTCATATGTCTCCTCAAGGTATCCTGACCTTGATTTCAGGTTTTCATCCGAGAAGAAGCCCCTTGGAACCGCAGGGGGTGTTAGGGCAGCGGCCAGTGATATGGATGAGACCTTTATCGTCCTCAGTGGAGATGTGCTCTTTGACCTTGACCTCCAGCAAATGGTCAGTTTCCACAGAAAGAAGAATGCACTTGTTACCGTGGCCCTCACACCAGTTGATGACCCTTCACATTACGGCATAGCGGTTCTCGATGATGATGGGAGAATAACACGTTTTCATGAGAAACCCAGTCCAGAGGAGGTCTTCAGCAAAATCGCAAATGCGGGCATATACGTCATGGAACCTGAGATCTTTGATTACATACCCGAAGGAAACTCTGACTTTTCAGCTGACATTTTCCCTGTTTTGATAGAGGAGAACAGGGGGGTATATGGATTCGTTTTCAGTGGTTACTGGAATGATGCGGGTAAACCAGATACGTTCCTTAAGGCCAACCATGACACCCTCAATGGTCAGATAACACCCCAGCCTGAAGGTAAACTTTTAAATGAGGTTCCAGGTCGATTTGGAGACATATGGGTGGGTCAGGATGTGGTTATAGGTGAGGGGGTTCGTATAGCTGGACCCGTGGTTATAGGTGATGGTGCAGAGATAGATGATGGGGCATTCGTAGGCAGGGAAACCGTGATTGGACCCGGAGTTTATGTGGGAAGTGACAGCTTCGTGAGGGGTTCTGTTATTTTTGATGGTAGCAGAATTGAGGAAGGCTCCCAGCTTGTAAACTGTGTTATTGATGAATTCTGCGATATCAGAGAGAACTGCATCGTTGAAAGGTGTGCCATTATAGGCCGTGGTGCCCTCCTGGAACCATCAACCATTATCAGGTCCCACTGCAGCGTCAGCAACAACCTCAGGATACTCTCAGGTTCCCTGCTTGACTCAGATTATCCCATCGTGGCTGAACAGTGA